From the Osmia bicornis bicornis unplaced genomic scaffold, iOsmBic2.1, whole genome shotgun sequence genome, one window contains:
- the LOC123988803 gene encoding uncharacterized protein LOC123988803: protein MILEVPSVLEFGGGCFSVLYKRITDVFSLFTMERTITTLQLEALAAFLKTEPGAMRQLGIVYVADVARVRRERAANRKNLEELWVEGVRRHCQNIDVFDLRYLFGYEIDPDWW, encoded by the exons ATGATACTGGAAGTGCCGAgtgtcttagagtttggagggggatgtttctcagtgctttataaacgcatcaccgacgtgttttcgttatttacaaTGGAGCGCACAATAACGACATTGCAACTGGAGGCGTTGGCCGCATTTTTGAAAACGGAGC cGGGTGCAATGCGCCAATTAGGAATCGTATACGTGGCGGACGTAGCAAGAGTTCGTCGGGAGCGGGCGGCAAACAGGAAAAATCTGGAAGAGCTGTGGGTCGAAGGAGTGCGAAGGCACTGTCAAAACATCGACGTCTTCGACCTGCGATATCTATTCGGATATGAAATTGAT ccggattggtggTAG